The Bemisia tabaci chromosome 5, PGI_BMITA_v3 genome includes a window with the following:
- the LOC109036611 gene encoding 3,4-dihydroxyphenylacetaldehyde synthase 2 has translation MDSAQFREFGKAAVDLIADYLDNVRDRSVLPDVEPGYLHGLIPDRLPDKGDKWEDVLADVEKTIMPGMTHWQSPRCHAYYPAASSYPSIIGEMLAAGFGNLGFSWITSPVCTELEVAMMNWLGKLLNLPEDFLFSEGGRGGGVIQGSASEATVIALLAAKGRTIRKICQNTINSNENDIRAKLVGYTSDQANSSVEKAGLVGSMPIRILPSNEKGELAADTLQEAVEVDIANGLIPCFVVAAFGSTGTCSIDDLESIGPVCNKFDIWLHVDAAYAGAALMLPEYKHLAAGLKYADSFDFNLHKWLLVNFDCSAMWVKDSSHLVQSLSVDRIYLKHQRQGQNPKAPDYMHWQIALGRRFRALKVWITLRVYGVDGLQAFLRKQIDLALQFSEKVKNDPRFELSVPPRMGLVCFRLKGEDDVTKMLYDRLMARRKIFTVIATAQNKLIIRFCINSQLTEKKDIEFAWSEISEQAMIVLNNNEPMVNGKDHRMTNGSDEKIDF, from the exons ATGGATTCTGCGCAGTTCAGAGAGTTTGGGAAAGCGGCTGTGGATCTCATTGCAGATTATCTGGATAATGTTAGAGACAG GTCTGTTCTGCCAGATGTAGAGCCCGGTTATCTACACGGTCTCATTCCGGATAGGCTTCCAGACAAGGGTGACAAATGGGAAGACGTTCTGGCAGATGTAGAGAAGACAATCATGCCAGGA ATGACTCATTGGCAATCTCCCAGATGTCACGCATATTACCCAGCCGCTAGTTCTTACCCCAGTATTATAGGAGAAATGTTAGCCGCTGGTTTTGGAAATCTTGGCTTTTCGTGG attacaAGCCCAGTTTGCACCGAATTAGAAGTTGCAATGATGAACTGGTTGGGTAAATTACTCAATCTTCCCGAGGATTTTCTTTTCTCGGAGGGTGGCAGAGGGGGAGGAGTCATCCAG GGCTCAGCAAGCGAGGCAACAGTCATTGCACTCTTAGCAGCAAAAGGTCGGACTATTAGGAAAATATGTCAAAATACTATAAATAGTAATGAAAACGATATCAGGGCGAAACTTGTTGGATATACCTCAG ATCAAGCTAATTCGAGTGTAGAAAAAGCCGGGCTAGTTGGATCCATGCCGATAAGAATCCTACCTTCGAATGAAAAAGGCGAGCTTGCCGCTGATACTTTACAGGAAGCTGTTGAAGTTGATATAGCGAATGGCCTCATACCATGCTTC GTAGTAGCGGCGTTTGGTTCAACTGGAACTTGTAGTATAGATGATTTGGAATCAATTGGACCAGTCTGTAACAAATTTGACATATGGTTGCACGTAGATGCAGCATACGCAG GAGCTGCGCTGATGCTTCCAGAGTACAAACATTTAGCGGCAGGACTAAAATATGCGGATTCCTTCGATTTTAATCTCCATAAATGGCTATTGGTAAATTTTGATTGCTCAGCAATGTG ggtgaaagaCTCCTCGCATCTAGTTCAATCTTTAAGTGTCGACAGGATTTACCTGAAGCATCAGCGGCAAGGACAAAACCCTAAAGCTCCCGACTATATG CATTGGCAAATCGCTCTCGGAAGGAGATTCCGCGCTCTCAAAGTTTGGATCACTTTGCGAGTGTATGGTGTTGATGGGCTTCAAGCTTTCTTGCGGAAACAAATCGATCTTGCTCTTCAATTCAGCGAGAAAGTGAAGAATGATCCAAGGTTCGAGCTCTCCGTGCCACCTAGAATGGGCCTCGTCTGTTTCAGGTTAAAA gGCGAGGATGATGTTACAAAAATGCTGTATGATCGTCTCATGGcgcgaaggaaaatattcacggtTATCGCAACTGCTCAAAATAAACTCATCATAAGATTCTGCATCAACAGTCAattaaccgagaaaaaagatattGAATTCGCTTGGAGTGAAATTTCTGAACAGGCAATGATCGTATTAAATAACAATGAGCCAATGGTCAATGGAAAAGATCATCGGATGACAAATGGATCTgacgaaaaaatcgatttttaa